A window of Bradyrhizobium sp. AZCC 1719 genomic DNA:
TCTGATCAAGCGTCCGCTGCTGCAGGCGCTGGAGCCGGACGTAGCCGGCGCGCCGGTGCTGCTGATCGACGAACTCGACCGCGCCGACGAGGCGTTCGAGGCGTATCTTCTGGAAATCCTCAGCGACTTCCAGGTCACGATCCCTGAATTCGGCACCATCAGGGCGCCGCATCCGCCGATCGTCATCATCACCTCGAACCGCACCCGCGAGATCCACGACGCGCTGAAGCGCCGCTGTCTCTATCATTGGGTGGATTACCCCGAAGCCGAGCGCGAACTGGCGATCGTCAAGTCGCGCGTACCAGGCATTTCCGCAAAGCTGTCGCAGCAGGTCGTCCGTTTCGTGCAGGCGCTGCGCGACCAGGATTTTTACAAGTCGCCGGGCGTTGCCGAGACCATCGACTGGGCGACTGCACTGACCGAGCTCGACGCCCGCTCGCTGACGCCGCAACTGGTCGGCGATACGCTCGGCGCGCTGTTGAAATATCAGGACGACATCGCGCGCATGCAGGGCGATACGCTGCAAAAGGTTTTGAAGGACGCGACGAGCGAGACATAGTTGTCGTCATTCCGGGGCGTGCGAAGCACGAACCCGGAATCTCGAGATTCCGGGTTCGACGCTGGCGCGTCGCCCCGGAATGACGGCGGAGGCTACCATGACCACCATCGACCACCTCAATCCCCCGACCGGGTACATGGCCGACAACGTCGTCGGCTTCGCCCGCGCAC
This region includes:
- a CDS encoding AAA family ATPase is translated as MSASALPKSVDGMLELLTSRGYLAERSLATVAYLSLRMGRPLFLEGEAGVGKTEIAKVLSAALGRKLIRLQCYEGLDVASAVYEWSSAAQMIAIRLAEAAGDTDREQLSSDIFAERFLIKRPLLQALEPDVAGAPVLLIDELDRADEAFEAYLLEILSDFQVTIPEFGTIRAPHPPIVIITSNRTREIHDALKRRCLYHWVDYPEAERELAIVKSRVPGISAKLSQQVVRFVQALRDQDFYKSPGVAETIDWATALTELDARSLTPQLVGDTLGALLKYQDDIARMQGDTLQKVLKDATSET